The following proteins come from a genomic window of Desulfuromonas sp.:
- the mqnB gene encoding futalosine hydrolase, with the protein MIALIAATEIETGLVREALTGTAEAKCGRYDLLKGRIDGQLVSLLHTGIGKVNGALATEALLDKRRPKAVILFGCGGAYPDRGLKIGDIALAEEEIYGDEGVRTPDGFLDMQKIGFPLCSNADASYYNHLPLHQGLQAEARARLKAFISPRGKHLVTGPFVTVSTCSGTDERGRELADRTGGICESMEGAAVNHVCLQHDVPLLEIRGISNLTEDRNPDQWDIGTAAEISQQCILELIRDWPAMEKTL; encoded by the coding sequence ATGATTGCACTGATTGCTGCTACCGAAATAGAGACCGGACTGGTCCGCGAAGCCCTTACCGGCACCGCCGAGGCAAAATGCGGGCGGTACGATTTATTGAAAGGCCGGATCGATGGGCAACTGGTCAGCCTGCTGCACACCGGGATCGGCAAGGTCAACGGGGCCCTCGCAACCGAAGCCTTGCTCGATAAAAGACGCCCGAAAGCAGTGATCCTGTTTGGCTGCGGTGGCGCCTACCCGGACCGGGGCCTGAAAATCGGCGATATCGCTCTCGCCGAAGAGGAAATTTATGGTGATGAGGGCGTCAGGACGCCCGACGGTTTTCTCGATATGCAGAAAATCGGTTTTCCCCTCTGCTCGAATGCCGACGCCTCTTACTATAACCACCTGCCGCTGCACCAGGGCCTGCAGGCCGAGGCCCGGGCCCGGCTCAAGGCATTCATCTCCCCCCGGGGAAAACACCTGGTAACCGGCCCGTTTGTCACCGTCTCAACCTGTTCCGGAACCGACGAACGCGGCCGCGAGCTCGCTGACCGGACCGGCGGCATCTGCGAAAGCATGGAAGGCGCGGCAGTGAACCATGTCTGCCTGCAGCACGATGTCCCACTGCTAGAAATCCGCGGCATCTCGAATCTGACCGAAGACCGTAATCCCGACCAGTGGGACATCGGCACGGCGGCGGAGATCTCCCAGCAATGCATCCTTGAACTGATCAGGGATTGGCCGGCCATGGAAAAGACGCTATGA